In Candidatus Omnitrophota bacterium, a single window of DNA contains:
- a CDS encoding 1-deoxy-D-xylulose-5-phosphate reductoisomerase, which yields MRDVLILGASGSIGEQSLDIIKENKNSFNLTGISVGKNSDCLISTLREFPSIKYAYLIDDEVRQLLCNAFPNVIFFAGKNGLKKLINKCSFDLCVDALVGFVGMAPAIQVLKKNKILCLANKEALVSGGTIINKLLSKGKGKLYPIDSEHVALAKCLSKVNLNDVKCLHIT from the coding sequence ATGAGAGATGTCTTGATTCTTGGGGCAAGCGGTTCAATCGGGGAACAGAGCCTTGATATCATTAAAGAAAATAAAAACAGTTTTAATCTAACCGGTATTTCGGTTGGCAAAAACTCTGATTGTCTGATTTCTACACTTCGAGAATTCCCATCAATCAAATACGCTTATTTAATTGATGATGAAGTGAGACAATTACTTTGTAACGCTTTTCCAAATGTTATTTTTTTCGCTGGTAAAAATGGTTTAAAAAAATTGATCAATAAGTGCAGTTTTGATTTATGTGTTGATGCTCTGGTTGGTTTTGTTGGAATGGCACCAGCTATTCAAGTTCTAAAAAAGAATAAAATCCTTTGCCTTGCTAATAAGGAAGCTCTTGTCAGCGGTGGAACTATCATCAACAAGCTTCTATCAAAAGGAAAAGGTAAACTATATCCAATCGATTCTGAACATGTTGCTTTAGCTAAATGTCTTTCTAAAGTTAATTTAAATGATGTTAAGTGTCTTCACATCAC